A single Fluviispira vulneris DNA region contains:
- a CDS encoding succinate dehydrogenase/fumarate reductase iron-sulfur subunit encodes MKNKSSNKHMTLHLKVWRQKDQHAEGKLCDYDLEGVNPDMSFLEMLDILNQKLILKGEEPVAFEHDCREGICGSCSMVIDGNPHGPQKSTTACQLHMRHYRDGQTIVIEPFRAKSFPVMKDLVVDRSAFDRIIQAGGYVSVNTGSAPDGNALPIAKEKADLAFDAATCIGCGACVAACRNGAAMLFVSAKVSQLTLLPQGQAERSERVAKMVYQMDAEDFGSCTNMGSCAGACPKDISLENIARLNREFMRSMISGRKSYPRSGGGASEGSPA; translated from the coding sequence ATGAAAAATAAAAGCTCTAATAAACATATGACTTTACACCTTAAAGTTTGGAGACAAAAAGATCAGCATGCAGAAGGTAAACTCTGCGATTATGATCTCGAAGGTGTCAATCCAGATATGTCATTTCTTGAAATGCTTGATATCCTTAACCAAAAATTGATTTTAAAAGGTGAAGAGCCCGTTGCTTTTGAACATGATTGCCGCGAAGGGATATGTGGATCGTGCTCAATGGTGATTGATGGCAACCCACATGGACCACAAAAATCAACTACCGCCTGCCAATTGCATATGCGCCATTATCGTGATGGACAAACTATTGTGATCGAGCCTTTTAGAGCAAAATCTTTTCCTGTTATGAAAGACTTAGTGGTCGATAGATCCGCTTTTGATCGTATTATACAAGCGGGTGGTTATGTTTCTGTGAATACTGGAAGTGCACCAGACGGAAATGCTTTGCCAATTGCAAAAGAAAAAGCTGATTTAGCTTTCGATGCCGCAACGTGTATAGGCTGTGGCGCATGTGTTGCAGCTTGTCGTAACGGAGCGGCTATGTTGTTTGTCTCTGCTAAGGTTTCTCAATTGACTTTGTTACCTCAAGGGCAAGCTGAACGATCTGAGCGCGTTGCAAAAATGGTTTACCAAATGGACGCAGAAGATTTTGGATCGTGTACAAATATGGGCAGTTGTGCTGGTGCATGTCCAAAAGATATCAGTCTTGAAAATATCGCACGTTTAAATCGTGAATTTATGCGCTCAATGATTTCTGGTCGCAAAAGTTATCCACGTTCAGGCGGGGGAGCAAGTGAAGGATCTCCAGCTTAA
- a CDS encoding fumarate reductase/succinate dehydrogenase flavoprotein subunit, protein MAINLDSKSPTGPIEDRWTNHRFSSKLVNPANRRKHSIIIVGTGLGGASAAASLGEMGYHVKSFFIHDSPRRAHSIAAQGGINAAKNYKNDGDSIYRLFYETIKGGDYRARESNVYRLAETSVRIIDHCVALGVPFAREYGGLLDTRSFGGTQVSRTFYARGQTGQQLLIGAYQAMMRQVSDGNVDMYPRREMVELVVIDGHARGIVVRNLATGEFETHHADAVVLATGGYGNVFYLSTNAKASNASAIWRAHKKGALIANPCYTQIHPTCIPVSGDHQSKLTLMSESLRNDGRCWIPKKAGDTRPPAQIPENERDYYLERRYPSFGNLVPRDVASRAAKLECDNGQGVGPSKLAVYLDFADAIKRLGEDKIREKYGNLFQMYEKIAGENPYKSPMRIYPAVHYTMGGLWVDYNLQSTIPGLHVLGEANFSDHGANRLGASALMQGLADGYFVIPTTLTNYIGGTTLPKVTTDHPAFKEALASAKARTTKLLGIKGNKTVDQFHKELGHIMWDYCGMARNKEGLQKALKQIPKIREEFWQNVAITGHGEGLNQELEKAGRVADFIELGETMCLDALTREESCGGHFREEHQTPDNEAKRDDKNFAHVAAWEYKGDGKKPERHVEKLEFEYCHPTQRSYK, encoded by the coding sequence ATGGCAATCAACCTCGATTCCAAATCTCCAACAGGTCCAATTGAAGACAGATGGACGAACCATCGTTTCTCTTCAAAGCTTGTAAATCCTGCAAACCGTAGAAAACATTCCATAATAATTGTAGGAACAGGTTTGGGTGGTGCATCGGCAGCAGCATCATTGGGTGAAATGGGTTATCATGTGAAAAGTTTTTTCATTCATGATTCTCCACGCCGAGCGCACTCAATTGCCGCTCAAGGTGGTATCAATGCAGCTAAAAACTATAAAAATGACGGCGACTCCATTTATCGCCTCTTTTATGAAACAATTAAAGGTGGAGATTACCGTGCAAGAGAATCAAATGTCTATCGTTTAGCGGAAACATCAGTGCGTATAATTGACCACTGTGTTGCACTTGGTGTGCCTTTTGCACGTGAATATGGTGGTCTTTTAGATACAAGATCTTTTGGTGGAACACAGGTTTCTCGTACATTTTATGCACGCGGTCAAACGGGACAGCAATTGTTGATTGGTGCTTATCAAGCCATGATGAGACAGGTCTCAGACGGCAATGTCGACATGTATCCACGCCGTGAAATGGTTGAACTTGTTGTCATTGACGGGCACGCACGAGGAATTGTTGTGCGCAATCTCGCAACGGGTGAATTTGAAACACATCACGCCGATGCTGTCGTTTTAGCGACAGGTGGATATGGTAACGTTTTTTATCTTTCGACCAATGCAAAAGCCTCGAATGCCTCTGCTATTTGGCGAGCGCACAAAAAAGGCGCTTTGATTGCTAACCCTTGTTACACCCAAATTCACCCGACTTGTATTCCAGTTTCTGGTGATCATCAGTCGAAATTGACTCTTATGTCAGAATCTCTGCGCAATGACGGTCGTTGTTGGATACCAAAAAAGGCAGGCGACACCCGTCCACCTGCGCAAATTCCTGAAAATGAAAGAGATTACTATTTAGAGCGCCGTTACCCAAGTTTTGGTAACTTGGTTCCTCGTGATGTTGCATCCCGTGCAGCTAAGCTCGAATGTGACAATGGTCAAGGAGTTGGTCCATCAAAACTAGCTGTTTATCTGGATTTTGCCGACGCAATTAAACGTTTAGGAGAAGATAAAATCCGTGAAAAATATGGAAATCTCTTCCAAATGTACGAGAAAATTGCCGGTGAAAATCCTTATAAATCGCCAATGCGCATTTACCCTGCAGTTCACTATACAATGGGTGGTCTTTGGGTGGATTACAATCTCCAATCGACTATCCCAGGCTTGCATGTCCTTGGTGAGGCAAACTTTTCTGACCATGGTGCGAATCGCTTAGGAGCATCTGCGCTTATGCAAGGTCTTGCGGATGGATATTTTGTCATCCCAACGACCCTGACAAACTATATTGGGGGGACCACCCTTCCTAAAGTAACAACAGACCACCCTGCTTTCAAAGAAGCTTTAGCAAGTGCGAAAGCAAGAACTACTAAGTTACTTGGAATCAAAGGTAACAAAACTGTCGATCAATTTCATAAAGAATTGGGGCATATTATGTGGGATTATTGTGGAATGGCGCGCAATAAAGAAGGCCTACAAAAAGCACTTAAACAGATTCCAAAAATTCGCGAAGAGTTTTGGCAAAATGTTGCTATCACTGGTCACGGTGAAGGACTCAATCAAGAACTTGAGAAAGCTGGCAGAGTTGCCGACTTTATAGAACTTGGTGAAACAATGTGTCTCGATGCCCTCACAAGAGAAGAATCCTGTGGTGGACATTTTAGAGAAGAACATCAAACTCCAGACAACGAAGCAAAGCGTGATGATAAGAATTTTGCCCATGTAGCTGCTTGGGAATACAAAGGGGATGGTAAAAAACCTGAGCGTCATGTTGAAAAATTGGAATTTGAATATTGTCATCCAACCCAACGCAGTTATAAGTAA
- a CDS encoding succinate dehydrogenase cytochrome b subunit, translated as MSANSSFLTSTIGKKYLMALTAIVWSLFVMVHMIGNMLIVVGAEAYNNYSHALTSNPLIYLIEAFLVAVLLFHAVTGLTLVVRNSRTKPKFYAVAPMREKSASIASRTMIYTGTATLAFVIWHLITFKFGPEYFVTYNGIEMRDIYKLVIEKFHEPLYVAGYALVMILIGLHLYHGVQSIFQTLGLSHPRYNKFFKIFGYTYAVVVAAGFISQPLFVYFAR; from the coding sequence ATGTCAGCAAATTCTAGTTTCTTAACGAGTACCATTGGTAAAAAATACTTAATGGCATTAACTGCTATCGTTTGGTCGTTATTTGTCATGGTTCATATGATAGGAAATATGCTTATTGTTGTTGGTGCAGAAGCATATAATAATTATAGTCATGCACTCACTTCCAATCCATTGATCTATTTGATTGAGGCATTTTTAGTGGCTGTTTTATTATTTCATGCCGTAACGGGTTTGACTTTAGTGGTAAGAAACTCTCGAACAAAACCAAAATTTTATGCCGTTGCACCTATGCGTGAAAAATCAGCTTCTATTGCATCGAGAACCATGATTTACACAGGAACTGCTACGCTTGCATTTGTGATTTGGCACCTTATTACTTTTAAATTTGGTCCAGAATATTTTGTTACTTATAATGGCATTGAAATGAGAGATATTTATAAATTGGTGATCGAAAAATTTCATGAACCACTTTATGTTGCAGGTTATGCACTTGTTATGATTTTAATTGGCTTACATCTTTATCACGGTGTGCAATCTATTTTTCAAACGCTCGGTCTCAGCCATCCACGTTATAATAAATTCTTTAAAATTTTCGGTTATACCTATGCAGTTGTTGTTGCTGCTGGTTTTATTTCTCAACCACTTTTTGTCTATTTTGCGAGGTAA
- a CDS encoding LysE family translocator → MENLNVYLLFTWTVLALAYSPGPNVVLMINNGLKYKLNNALFAVPGTAFALLFFAAVTVFCVGGVLKISPNFFMGLKIVGALYLFYLGIKSFMSKGNLKFSLTESIAERSKKALFSEAFLCCITNPKVLFIYVALIPQFITQDEKAFSQLITLCIIQIIVTCLSMLTYLLLARKASGFLQNKARYISIFSGLVMCFFAVTLLVSKVG, encoded by the coding sequence ATGGAAAATTTAAATGTTTATTTGTTGTTTACTTGGACAGTTTTGGCACTTGCTTATTCACCAGGGCCAAATGTTGTCCTCATGATCAACAATGGCTTAAAGTATAAATTAAATAATGCTTTATTTGCGGTTCCAGGTACTGCTTTTGCTCTTTTATTTTTTGCCGCAGTCACTGTATTTTGTGTTGGTGGTGTCTTAAAAATATCACCCAATTTTTTTATGGGACTAAAAATAGTCGGTGCTTTGTATCTATTTTATTTGGGAATTAAGTCTTTTATGAGCAAAGGCAATCTAAAATTTTCTTTAACCGAATCAATTGCAGAGCGGTCGAAAAAAGCTCTTTTTAGTGAAGCCTTTTTATGCTGTATCACGAACCCAAAAGTATTATTTATATATGTTGCCCTTATTCCACAGTTTATAACGCAGGATGAGAAAGCATTTTCTCAACTTATTACGTTGTGTATTATTCAAATTATCGTTACGTGTTTATCAATGTTAACTTATCTTTTACTTGCTCGCAAAGCATCCGGATTTTTACAAAACAAAGCTCGCTATATTTCAATCTTTTCCGGTCTCGTTATGTGCTTTTTTGCTGTGACCTTGCTTGTGTCTAAGGTGGGTTAA
- a CDS encoding aminotransferase class V-fold PLP-dependent enzyme has translation MIYANTASVGQLRSETHSVVMEFINSYKENNFYLTGYKSGWEKVEECRVKISELLKNKQNSVLFYTSTTDAMSIILSQLKLKEGSVIAIPKEYFPTIGGIKLSFEKNNYKVIEIGNDKGEIKVKDLQDVKIDVMLIEWVNYWNGYKNNLKELSQWCRKNNVIFAVDAVQGIGSCAIDFDIHEIDFFISAGHKWLRALEGAAFALVSERMNLLIEQTIFGYNSFSDRNQYDCKNRQIDHTLLRFELGTLSGVSFISLQSAISELLNENYDIVVKKIKQNSFAITQLLLSYGANVHSPIEEDKCSGIVSFTLENIDTLEIYNKLLEFGVIAKIRNECIRLSPDATVNLEDLLQRIRTCLKGIL, from the coding sequence ATGATTTATGCAAATACAGCATCTGTTGGCCAACTGCGCTCTGAAACGCACTCAGTTGTTATGGAGTTTATAAACTCTTATAAGGAAAATAATTTTTATTTAACAGGCTATAAAAGTGGTTGGGAAAAAGTAGAAGAGTGCCGCGTAAAAATTTCAGAACTTTTAAAAAATAAGCAGAATAGTGTTCTTTTTTATACTTCAACAACCGATGCTATGAGTATCATACTTTCACAATTAAAACTGAAAGAAGGAAGTGTTATTGCCATTCCAAAAGAATATTTTCCAACAATTGGTGGTATAAAATTATCTTTTGAAAAAAATAATTATAAAGTAATCGAGATTGGAAATGATAAAGGTGAAATTAAAGTTAAAGATTTACAAGATGTAAAAATTGATGTTATGTTGATAGAATGGGTGAATTATTGGAATGGCTATAAAAATAATCTAAAAGAACTTTCACAATGGTGTCGAAAAAACAACGTAATTTTTGCTGTGGATGCTGTGCAAGGAATTGGTTCCTGCGCAATTGATTTTGACATTCACGAAATTGATTTTTTTATTTCTGCTGGCCACAAATGGCTTCGTGCCCTCGAGGGAGCTGCGTTTGCTCTTGTTTCAGAGAGAATGAATTTGCTCATAGAACAAACTATTTTTGGCTACAATAGTTTTTCAGATCGGAATCAGTACGATTGCAAAAATCGTCAAATTGATCATACATTGCTAAGATTTGAATTAGGAACTTTAAGTGGAGTTTCATTTATAAGTTTACAGAGTGCAATATCAGAATTATTAAATGAAAACTATGATATTGTCGTAAAAAAAATAAAACAAAATTCTTTTGCTATAACTCAGCTATTATTAAGTTATGGAGCAAATGTTCATTCACCAATTGAAGAAGATAAATGCTCAGGTATTGTGTCATTTACCTTAGAAAATATTGATACTTTGGAAATTTATAATAAACTGCTTGAATTCGGCGTCATTGCAAAAATTAGAAATGAATGCATTCGACTCAGTCCCGATGCAACGGTGAATTTAGAAGATTTATTACAAAGAATTCGCACATGTTTGAAAGGAATTTTATGA
- a CDS encoding PLP-dependent lyase/thiolase, whose protein sequence is MNSIDCLNRIMYLQTPLVQSPDDERIYIKLEGGSLNYNHKFRSAAYLVKKALDKKIDLSKVADRSSGSWSMALSHCVHLAKGKTQFITTKVPHPYLAKVVESKNGCFKMVKNNSVRIEELNYLIDKEGWYSFDQHNNLDLINAFKETLGMQLVNDLKAMQIKPKYVVAPVGTGGLLAGVSLALKENGFATKIVGCDISSSIVNQAKRSITYKLSTCRGVGSEDEICLTFLEAAKYIDEILVSNIYRTLHEMKIFTNRNSYTVGMSTCLALSIAKKQLLKQCNTNEIVLIISPDRGETYTDEINCALKI, encoded by the coding sequence ATGAACAGTATAGATTGTTTAAACAGAATTATGTATTTGCAGACTCCTCTTGTTCAATCTCCCGATGACGAACGTATTTATATAAAATTAGAAGGAGGATCGCTGAATTACAATCATAAATTTCGTTCCGCAGCATACTTAGTAAAAAAGGCGTTAGATAAAAAAATCGACCTTTCTAAAGTAGCAGATAGAAGCAGTGGCTCTTGGTCAATGGCATTATCACATTGTGTACATCTAGCAAAAGGGAAAACTCAGTTTATTACGACAAAAGTTCCTCATCCCTATTTAGCAAAAGTAGTCGAGAGCAAAAATGGTTGCTTTAAAATGGTAAAAAATAATTCTGTCCGTATAGAAGAATTAAATTATCTAATTGATAAAGAAGGTTGGTATTCATTTGATCAACATAATAATTTAGATCTTATAAATGCATTTAAAGAAACTTTAGGAATGCAATTGGTAAACGATCTTAAAGCAATGCAGATCAAACCAAAGTATGTTGTAGCTCCTGTCGGTACTGGGGGGCTGCTTGCAGGGGTAAGCCTCGCACTTAAAGAAAATGGATTTGCAACAAAAATAGTTGGTTGTGATATTTCGAGTAGCATTGTGAATCAGGCAAAACGATCAATTACATATAAATTATCAACATGTCGGGGTGTGGGTTCTGAAGATGAAATATGTTTGACATTTTTAGAAGCGGCAAAATATATCGATGAAATTCTTGTGTCTAATATTTATAGAACACTGCATGAAATGAAAATATTCACAAACAGAAATTCTTATACAGTTGGTATGAGTACATGTTTAGCATTGAGTATTGCTAAAAAACAACTTTTAAAGCAATGTAATACAAACGAAATAGTTCTAATCATTTCTCCTGATAGAGGAGAAACCTATACAGATGAAATCAATTGTGCTCTTAAAATTTAA
- a CDS encoding GHMP family kinase ATP-binding protein — protein MHTQSQAVCNGTFGELIQGVIHSKPFLVTLPIQKFSCVKYLEGTILDNRDIYAKSYRAADILREKLGKKGNYSLVILSELTRGKGLASSSADIVATLKAILHNEKYDEESERDLISSICRQVEPTDGVMYSGFNAYYHHDCLLKESLGFIPFEIIGIMEEGEVDTLKFNSKNIKYSNDELRKFEIIYQQLKFALKIRNTEILGKCATMSAQISQNYLPKKNFDEILEICLANRACGVCVAHSGTAIGIILNITDPEYNIKKSNIVNILNRKNFAFEIYRSTYSKIMSYDV, from the coding sequence ATGCACACTCAATCACAAGCTGTTTGTAACGGTACCTTTGGTGAACTTATCCAAGGAGTTATTCATTCTAAACCTTTTCTAGTTACGCTTCCAATTCAAAAATTTTCTTGCGTAAAATATCTTGAAGGAACTATTCTTGATAACAGAGATATTTATGCAAAAAGCTATCGAGCTGCTGATATATTAAGAGAGAAATTAGGAAAAAAAGGAAATTATTCACTTGTAATTCTTTCAGAATTGACTCGTGGCAAAGGGCTAGCTTCTAGCTCAGCTGATATAGTCGCTACTTTAAAAGCTATATTGCATAATGAAAAATATGATGAAGAGAGTGAGCGTGATTTGATTTCCTCAATTTGCCGTCAGGTCGAACCAACGGATGGTGTGATGTATTCTGGTTTTAATGCCTATTATCATCATGACTGCCTACTAAAGGAAAGCCTAGGTTTTATCCCTTTTGAAATAATTGGTATAATGGAAGAAGGCGAGGTTGATACTTTAAAATTTAATTCAAAAAATATAAAATACAGCAATGATGAATTAAGAAAATTTGAAATAATTTATCAGCAGCTTAAGTTTGCTCTAAAGATTAGGAATACTGAAATTTTAGGGAAATGTGCTACAATGAGTGCACAAATCAGTCAGAATTATTTGCCAAAAAAGAATTTTGACGAAATCTTAGAAATATGTTTGGCGAATCGAGCTTGTGGGGTATGTGTTGCTCACTCTGGGACAGCTATCGGGATTATTTTAAATATAACAGATCCTGAATATAATATTAAAAAAAGTAATATTGTAAATATTTTGAATAGAAAGAATTTTGCATTTGAAATTTACAGAAGTACTTATTCAAAAATCATGTCATATGATGTGTGA
- the rsmA gene encoding 16S rRNA (adenine(1518)-N(6)/adenine(1519)-N(6))-dimethyltransferase RsmA yields the protein MTPNSPSCKAMTGVISSKPSTGRTAMRSKFKKEKEFKKEKADHAFHLHAKKSLGQNFLRDANVVEKIASSINTLFSEKEQKYVHEIGPGSGALTLPLLQKNIKITALEKDERSVQGLNETLAKDYKEQFQVVQTDILKWDPSEDRSLSLEQKCICVGNLPYYITSDILFWFCKYYKFYTHGIFMVQNEVADRLQAKPGTKDYGRLSVRIQLFFEVKKLFVVPAKCFVPQPKVDSAIVLLSPKSFSFPTQEEDNAFSSFTTVLFSARRKMLRRALHAQLQQLEEKNPGKMSEFWQLASSLGISEETRPDVLSPSTILAMHKFFYSK from the coding sequence TTGACACCGAACTCTCCTTCTTGCAAAGCAATGACTGGAGTCATCTCCTCTAAACCTTCAACTGGCAGGACGGCTATGCGCAGTAAATTCAAAAAAGAAAAAGAATTCAAAAAAGAGAAAGCAGACCATGCTTTTCATCTTCACGCAAAGAAATCCCTTGGTCAGAATTTTTTAAGAGATGCAAACGTAGTTGAAAAAATAGCCAGTTCTATTAATACACTTTTTAGTGAAAAAGAACAAAAATATGTGCATGAAATTGGTCCAGGATCAGGTGCATTGACCCTTCCTCTTCTACAAAAAAATATAAAAATAACAGCACTAGAAAAAGACGAACGATCAGTGCAAGGGTTAAATGAAACTTTAGCAAAAGATTATAAAGAGCAATTTCAAGTTGTGCAGACTGATATTTTAAAATGGGATCCAAGTGAAGATCGTTCTCTTAGTTTAGAGCAAAAATGTATTTGCGTTGGAAATTTACCTTATTATATTACAAGTGACATTCTTTTTTGGTTTTGTAAATATTATAAATTTTATACACATGGCATTTTCATGGTGCAAAATGAAGTTGCAGATAGGCTTCAGGCAAAGCCAGGAACAAAGGATTACGGACGCTTGAGCGTACGTATTCAACTTTTTTTTGAAGTCAAAAAACTTTTTGTCGTCCCTGCAAAATGTTTTGTTCCTCAGCCGAAAGTTGATTCTGCTATTGTTTTGCTTAGTCCGAAGAGCTTTTCATTTCCAACTCAAGAAGAAGACAATGCTTTTAGTTCTTTTACAACTGTTTTATTTAGCGCGCGGCGAAAAATGCTAAGAAGAGCTTTGCATGCGCAGCTTCAGCAGCTTGAGGAAAAAAATCCGGGTAAAATGAGTGAATTTTGGCAATTAGCTTCCTCACTCGGTATCAGCGAAGAAACCAGGCCTGATGTATTATCTCCATCTACAATTCTTGCAATGCACAAATTTTTCTATTCTAAATGA
- a CDS encoding glutathione S-transferase family protein translates to MSSNPFRLYECPATRSDRIKFMLEELSIPYDLKLIDLAKGDHKTSEFLKLNPYGAVPVLEDIEKKLFISESGAICEYIAMNYKQKLYYPNEMSDEFIRYKELMYFAVSSLDPICLTILHHAKSLAPENRSVYLLEDAIKNFSYCAQFLEHALKDKTYVLGNSISTPDFIIAATLIWVKEEVAKHPILQKYIENILKLPSMIKVRNDIKNRLK, encoded by the coding sequence GTGTCAAGCAATCCTTTTAGACTTTACGAATGTCCAGCAACACGTTCCGACAGAATCAAGTTTATGCTAGAAGAGTTAAGCATCCCATATGATTTAAAATTGATTGACCTCGCAAAAGGGGATCACAAGACCAGTGAGTTTTTAAAATTAAATCCTTATGGTGCCGTTCCTGTGCTTGAAGACATAGAGAAAAAGCTTTTTATATCTGAATCAGGTGCTATCTGTGAATATATTGCAATGAACTATAAACAAAAGCTTTATTACCCCAATGAAATGAGCGATGAATTTATTCGATATAAAGAACTTATGTATTTTGCTGTCAGTTCTCTAGATCCTATCTGTTTAACTATTTTGCATCATGCAAAATCGCTTGCTCCTGAAAATCGATCGGTATATCTTCTTGAAGATGCCATTAAGAATTTCTCTTATTGTGCACAATTCTTAGAACATGCGCTAAAAGATAAAACTTATGTACTTGGCAACAGTATAAGCACACCGGATTTTATCATTGCAGCAACACTGATTTGGGTCAAAGAAGAAGTTGCAAAACACCCTATACTGCAAAAGTATATCGAAAATATTTTAAAACTGCCTTCTATGATAAAAGTACGCAATGATATTAAAAACCGACTTAAGTAG
- a CDS encoding methylated-DNA--[protein]-cysteine S-methyltransferase, whose amino-acid sequence MSRQMNYIYKARNELEIYIKNKHIQYEHGNTPFGYYFCVFENQNILHLIFIDEIDLKNTIENYTKKYRLALSFAPSANSHIFDKDLNILKENMHFILFGTPFQIKVWQSLLSVPFGSHMTYSQLAMNANLPNSCRAVANAIGANPIAYFIPCHRILRKDGGLGGYRWGINRKKLMLSFEENKIISSV is encoded by the coding sequence ATGTCTCGGCAAATGAATTATATTTATAAAGCAAGAAATGAATTAGAAATTTACATAAAAAATAAACATATTCAATATGAACATGGAAATACTCCTTTTGGATATTATTTTTGTGTCTTTGAAAATCAAAATATTTTACACTTAATTTTTATTGATGAGATTGACTTAAAAAATACGATTGAAAATTACACTAAGAAATATCGTTTGGCCTTATCTTTTGCACCTTCTGCCAATTCTCATATTTTTGATAAAGATTTAAATATTTTAAAAGAAAATATGCATTTTATTTTATTTGGCACTCCCTTCCAAATAAAAGTCTGGCAATCACTTCTTTCAGTACCTTTTGGCAGTCATATGACATATAGCCAATTAGCTATGAATGCCAATTTACCTAACTCATGTCGAGCTGTCGCAAATGCAATAGGCGCGAATCCAATTGCTTATTTTATTCCATGTCACCGCATTCTGCGCAAAGATGGTGGACTTGGTGGATATCGTTGGGGAATAAATAGAAAAAAACTTATGCTCAGTTTTGAAGAAAATAAGATAATATCTTCTGTTTGA
- the msrA gene encoding peptide-methionine (S)-S-oxide reductase MsrA, whose protein sequence is MEIATFGAGCFWGVEAKYRTIKGVISTEVGYLGGTLKNPTYEDVCTDKTGHAEVVQITFDPNVVKYSDLLDVFWKCHNPTTLNRQGPDIGTQYRSAIFYHSEEQKIIAEKSKLNLEEKHVYKEKIVTEITTTSTFYKAEEYHQQYLEKKGLANCHI, encoded by the coding sequence ATGGAAATTGCTACTTTCGGCGCTGGATGTTTTTGGGGAGTAGAAGCAAAATATAGAACAATTAAAGGAGTTATTTCAACCGAAGTTGGATATTTGGGGGGCACTCTTAAAAATCCAACTTATGAAGATGTCTGTACGGACAAAACGGGTCATGCTGAAGTTGTTCAAATCACTTTTGATCCTAACGTTGTTAAGTATTCTGATTTACTTGATGTATTTTGGAAATGCCACAACCCAACGACGTTAAATAGACAAGGCCCAGACATTGGCACGCAGTATCGATCAGCAATTTTCTATCACAGTGAAGAGCAAAAAATTATTGCTGAAAAGTCGAAACTCAATTTAGAAGAAAAGCATGTGTATAAAGAGAAAATTGTTACAGAAATAACCACTACCTCAACATTTTATAAGGCCGAAGAATATCATCAACAATATTTAGAAAAAAAAGGACTTGCAAACTGTCATATTTAA